In Cotesia glomerata isolate CgM1 linkage group LG3, MPM_Cglom_v2.3, whole genome shotgun sequence, one genomic interval encodes:
- the LOC123261989 gene encoding uncharacterized protein LOC123261989 codes for MLGKDKRLHKEKTYSIHPELSDCWKAIISSGLDKNDKTTIIDKYPNKGNCTLSSPVLNPELLPLLHKTAKSRDKYLSNNQDLIGRGLVSLGQAICNIFNDEVEPVDKTQLLQLLCDSSALFCESFHQLCKSRRSQIYPCVDDKRKSVLEDSITDDFLFGQDLGKRIKNSVAVEKTGLSIKPQPPKKDFPTTRTSLNWKGPSGPRANFNQTGYQRPPFAKPTYPNKQNNQIATRSRARNQTNQAQHPPASTQK; via the coding sequence ATGCTGGGCAAGGATAAACGCCTTCACAAGGAAAAAACCTACAGCATTCATCCTGAATTGTCGGACTGTTGGAAAGCTATCATTTCATCAGGTTTagataaaaatgataagacgacaattattgataaatatccCAACAAGGGTAATTGTACTTTATCATCTCCTGTTTTAAACCCGGAGTTGCTGCCTCTTCTCCACAAGACGGCTAAATCTCGTGACAAATATCTATCAAATAACCAAGATTTGATTGGTCGTGGTTTAGTTTCTCTTGGTCAGgcaatttgtaatatttttaatgatgaaGTTGAACCTGTCGATAAAACCCAGTTGTTACAACTTCTATGTGACTCCAGTGCTCTTTTTTGTGAGTCATTTCATCAGCTCTGTAAATCCAGACGCTCACAAATTTACCCCTGTGTGGATGACAAAAGAAAATCTGTCCTTGAAGATTCTATTACTGACGATTTTCTTTTTGGTCAAGATCTTGGCAAGCGCATTAAAAATTCGGTTGCCGTGGAAAAAACAGGGTTATCTATTAAACCCCAACCTCCAAAAAAGGATTTTCCAACTACACGGACTTCTTTAAACTGGAAGGGCCCGTCTGGCCCTCGAGCAAACTTCAATCAGACGGGCTACCAGCGTCCTCCGTTTGCCAAGCCAACGTACCCAAACAAACAAAACAATCAAATTGCAACTCGATCCCGGGCTCGGAACCAAACGAATCAGGCCCAACATCCTCCAGCTTCAACTCAAAAGTAG